The following proteins come from a genomic window of Anopheles ziemanni chromosome 3, idAnoZiCoDA_A2_x.2, whole genome shotgun sequence:
- the LOC131287872 gene encoding ADP-ribosylation factor 1, with protein sequence MGNVFANLFKGLFGKKEMRILMVGLDAAGKTTILYKLKLGEIVTTIPTIGFNVETVEYKNISFTVWDVGGQDKIRPLWRHYFQNTQGLIFVVDSNDRERIGEAREELMRMLAEDELRDAVLLIFANKQDLPNAMNAAEITDKLGLHSLRNRNWYIQATCATSGDGLYEGLDWLSNQLKNANR encoded by the exons ATGGGGAACGTTTTCGCTAATCTGTTCAAAGGATTGTTCGGCAAAAAGGAGATGAGAATTCTGATGGTCGGATTGGATGCTGCCGGTAAAACTACGATCctgtataaattaaaattaggtGAAATTGTTACAACGATTCCTACAATTG GTTTCAACGTGGAGACTGTAGAGTATAAAAACATTAGTTTTACTGTGTGGGACGTTGGCGGTCAGGATAAGATTCGACCCCTGTGGAGGCATTACTTCCAGAACACACAA GGACTTATCTTCGTTGTCGATAGTAACGACAGAGAGCGTATCGGTGAGGCGCGGGAAGAACTGATGCGAATGTTGGCCGAGGATGAGCTCAGAGATGCTGTTCTACTGatatttgcaaacaaacag GATCTACCAAACGCGATGAATGCCGCAGAAATCACCGACAAGCTAGGTCTACATTCGCTTCGAAACCGCAACTGGTATATTCAGGCGACCTGTGCAACCAGCGGCGACGGCCTGTACGAAGGGCTCGATTGGCTGTCCAACCAGCTGAAAAATGCTAACCGCTAA
- the LOC131286837 gene encoding uncharacterized protein LOC131286837: MFPYKTVTFDFLSASSEQLTFGAGVYTGIYVSQNYEVPRVDEPGKLLEKAKEFADQYKKP; this comes from the exons ATGTTTCCCTACAAAACAGTGAcctttgattttctttctgcTTCTTCCGAACAGCTGACGTTTGGTGCCGGTGTTTACACCGGAATATACGTATCGCAGAACTATGAG GTTCCCAGGGTCGACGAGCCCGGCAAGCTCTTGGAGAAGGCGAAAGAATTCGCGGACCAGTACAAGAAGCCCTAA
- the LOC131286836 gene encoding ER membrane protein complex subunit 4 isoform X1 — protein MTTKVAGKKFKWSLDFNTKSRSSSGDISSPPGYNPSADVISSKVVNQTDQSHLILKKSWEIALGPIKQFPMNLVIMYMSGNSISIFPIMMVVMMFIRPVKMMLSTHSTFKVIEGISATGQKLVFLLGNLVNIGLALYKCHSMGLLPTHASDWLAFVEPQARLEYSGGGISLL, from the exons ATGACTACCAAAGTGGCTGGAAAGAAATTCAAATGGTCCTTGGATTTCAATACCAA ATCCCGCAGTAGCAGCGGGGACATCTCATCCCCGCCCGGATACAACCCGTCGGCCGACGTAATTAGCAGCAAGGTGGTCAACCAGACCGACCAGAGTCACCTAATTCTGAAAAAGTCATGGGAGATAGCGCTGGGACCGATCAAGCAGTTTCCCATGAACCTGGTCATCATGTACATGTCGGGTAACTCGATCAGTATCTTCCCGAtcatgatggtggtgatgatgtttATTCGACCGGTCAAAATGATGCTGTCGACACATTCCACGTTCAAAGTTATTGAGGGCATCTCGGCGACCGGGCAGAAGTTGGTGTTCCTGCTGGGCAACCTCGTTAACATTGGCCTGGCGCTGTATAAGTGCCACAGCATGGGCCTGCTACCAACGCATGCGTCCGATTGGCTAGCGTTCGTCGAACCGCAGGCTCGGTTGGAGTATTCCGGCGGAGGCATTTCCTTGCTCTGA
- the LOC131286836 gene encoding ER membrane protein complex subunit 4 isoform X2 — protein MTTKVAGKKFKWSLDFNTNSSGDISSPPGYNPSADVISSKVVNQTDQSHLILKKSWEIALGPIKQFPMNLVIMYMSGNSISIFPIMMVVMMFIRPVKMMLSTHSTFKVIEGISATGQKLVFLLGNLVNIGLALYKCHSMGLLPTHASDWLAFVEPQARLEYSGGGISLL, from the exons ATGACTACCAAAGTGGCTGGAAAGAAATTCAAATGGTCCTTGGATTTCAATACCAA TAGCAGCGGGGACATCTCATCCCCGCCCGGATACAACCCGTCGGCCGACGTAATTAGCAGCAAGGTGGTCAACCAGACCGACCAGAGTCACCTAATTCTGAAAAAGTCATGGGAGATAGCGCTGGGACCGATCAAGCAGTTTCCCATGAACCTGGTCATCATGTACATGTCGGGTAACTCGATCAGTATCTTCCCGAtcatgatggtggtgatgatgtttATTCGACCGGTCAAAATGATGCTGTCGACACATTCCACGTTCAAAGTTATTGAGGGCATCTCGGCGACCGGGCAGAAGTTGGTGTTCCTGCTGGGCAACCTCGTTAACATTGGCCTGGCGCTGTATAAGTGCCACAGCATGGGCCTGCTACCAACGCATGCGTCCGATTGGCTAGCGTTCGTCGAACCGCAGGCTCGGTTGGAGTATTCCGGCGGAGGCATTTCCTTGCTCTGA
- the LOC131287240 gene encoding general transcription factor IIH subunit 2, whose amino-acid sequence MADEEDPKEYRWETGYEKTWEAIKEDDDGLIEGSVSDIIQKAKRKRQAMKRGFSKLGMMRHLYILLDCSEAMTVPDLKPTRFICSLKLLELFIEEFFDQNPISQLGVVAMKAKRAEKISELSGTSRKHVKAVHALNNGVQLVGEPSLQNGLELALKTLRLVPSHASREVLVVMGSLTTCDPTDIHLTIETLKAEGIRCSVVSLSAEIRICKYLCTETGGTYSAVLDDAHYKDQLLQHIDPPQAGNQQEFSLIKMGFPHGKTESGKEPPLTMCMCHIDSADEPAKLTSGGYHCPQCYSKYCELPVECSACGLTLASAPHLARSYHHLFPVPHFNELPLEQVQVQEPRDPPVTNCYACQKTLASGTDKMVYECGSCHQVFCIDCDIFIHETLHSCVGCTTIPASAHNLQTRKPVPPPHSLSII is encoded by the exons ATGGCTGATGAAGAAGATCCAAAAGAGTATCGCTGGGAGACGGGATACGAGAAGACATG GGAGGCAATCAAAGAGGACGACGATGGGCTGATCGAGGGATCCGTGAGCGATATCATCCAGAAGGCGAAGCGCAAACGCCAGGCAATGAAACGGGGCTTCAGCAAGCTCGGCATGATGCGTCACCTGTACATTCTGCTCgactgctccgaagcaatgACGGTGCCAGATCTCAAGCCGACCCGGTTCATCTGTTCGCTGAAGCTGCTGGAACTGTTTATCGAGGAGTTTTTCGACCAGAATCCCATCTCCCAGCTGGGCGTCGTTGCGATGAAGGCAAAACGGGCCGAAAAGATTTCCGAGCTCAGTGGTACCTCCCGGAAGCACGTGAAAGCTGTACACGCGCTTAACAATGGGGTACAGTTGGTCGGAGAACCCTCGCTTCAGAATGGGCTCGAGCTGGCACTGAAAACACTACGCTTGGTGCCATCGCATGCCAGCCGGGAAGTGCTGGTCGTGATGGGTAGCTTGACCACGTGCGATCCGACCGACATACATTTGACGATCGAAACACTCAAAGCCGAGGGAATACGTTGTTCAGTCGTGTCGTTGTCGGCGGAGATTCGAATTTGCAAGTACCTGTGCACCGAAACGGGTGGCACTTACAGTGCCGTACTGGACGACGCCCACTACAAGGATCAGCTGTTGCAGCACATCGATCCACCGCAAGCCGGAAACCAGCAGGAATTTTCACTCATTAAGATGGGCTTTCCGCATGGCAAAACGGAGTCCGGCAAGGAGCCCCCGCTGACCATGTGCATGTGCCACATCGATAGTGCTGACGAACCGGCCAAGCTTACCTCGGGCGGGTACCACTGCCCGCAGTGCTACAGCAAATACTGCGAACTACCAGTGGAGTGTTCCGCTTGTGGGCTCACGTTGGCTTCGGCACCGCATCTTGCCCGCAGCTACCATCATCTGTTTCCCGTGCCACACTTTAACGAGCTGCCGTTGGAACAGGTTCAGGTGCAGGAACCGCGCGATCCACCGGTAACGAATTGCTACGCGTGCCAGAAGACGCTAGCGAGCGGCACCGATAAGATGGTGTACGAGTGCGGATCGTGCCATCAGGTGTTTTGTATCGATTGTGACATTTTCATCCACGAAACATTGCACTCGTGCGTTGGTTGTACCACGATTCCGGCTTCGGCACACAATTTACAAACCCGAAAGCCCGTCCCACCACCGCACAGTTTATCCATTATTTAA